The following nucleotide sequence is from Arvicola amphibius chromosome 1, mArvAmp1.2, whole genome shotgun sequence.
ACATTGTATAGTtatctgttaaaataaaaaatattccatcAATCATAACACCAACACTTCCTCAAACTTAATTTTGCCTGGCTTTAGACAGTAATCCTCATTCAGGCTCATGGAGAATGTGGAACTTTCTAACAGGAAATTAATGTGGAAACCTCATGTTCTTGCAGTGAGATTTCTTACAAACAAATGTGGACTTACAAAATGTAGAAAATGATCTGGAGAGTTTGATACATACTTAAAATATCAGCACTGCAAAAGTTGAAGCAAAAGGATCTTGTTAAATGACATAAAAGACCTTTTTTAAGAACATACAAGCTGGGAggaggtggcacatgcttttaatgacagcacttagaaggcagaggtaggcatatttctgtgagtatgaggctaaattggtctacagagtcagttccagtatagtcagggctacacagagaaagcctatcttggaaaaacaaataaaaaaagaaatgtgaacaagaaatggaaataatttattGAACTCACATCTCTTCATCAActgataatttaatatttaagttaatttaaattaatatgtttatggagaaagcaaactgaagtaTTAAAAGTACTAATCAAATATTACTTATTAACCCAACTAAAAGAATGCTGGGGTATTTTATTAATCTTAACAAAGAGCTAGTTTAGTCCTCCTAGAAAGACACTTCTTCAGGTTTAATATCTTACCCAATATTTTCATCAGGttacaaactattttaaaattattagtgtTGTCTGTGAATTCCACTTAGATAAATTTCTTCAAGATAAAATTACCAATTAGAAATTTGAAAACTGAGGAACAAAGACATTCACTAGTAGGAAAATATCATATTACTGGAGTCATGTTGGGCATTCTCATGGATTCTGATGTTACAAAACCAAGGTCCACATTAGCAAAACTGAATTGAACCATCTTACTTTGTCAGCTAAAGAAATGACACAAAATGGAGCCTTGGAACTCCACCTTGGGAGGTGCCTTCATCTTGGTGGGGATTCTAGATGACAGTGGATCCCCTGAACTGCTCTGTGCCATTATCACAGTAATGTACACTTTGGCTCTGACCAGCAATGGACTGTTGATCCTGGTTATCACTGTGGATGGACAACTCCATGTGCCCATGTACCTTTTGCTTGGGCAGCTCTCTCTCATAGACTTCTTTCTCACATCAATTGTCATTCCCAAAGCTGTCATGGATTTTCTGCTCAAAGACAACACTATCTCCTTTGGAGGTTGTGCCCTTCAGATGTTCCTGGCACTGACACTGGGTGGTGCAGAGGACctccttctggccttcatggcctACGACAGGTATGTTGCCATTTGTCATCCTCTGAACTATATGATCTACATGAGACCAAGCATCTGCTGGCTTGGAGTAGCTACATCATGGATCCTGGGATTCCTGAGTGCTCTAGGGTATACCATCCACACCATGCAGTATCCCTTCTGCAAATCCCGGAAGATCAGAGACCTATTTTGTGAGATCCCTCCATTGCTGAAGCTGGCCTGTGAAGACACCTCTACATATGAGCTCATGGTTTATGTGATGGGCGTGGCCTTCCTAATTCCTCCTCTTGCTACCATCCTGGCTTCTTATGCATTAATTCTTTTCACAGTGCTCAACAAGCCctcaaatgaaggaagaaagaaagcccttGTCACCTGCTCTTCCCACTTGATGGTAGTTGGACTGTACTATGGGGCTCTCACAGTCAtgtttgtcctgcccagttcctaccTCACTCCCAAACAAGAAAACATCCTCTCTGTTTTCTACACTGTTGTCACCCCAGCATTGAACCCCCTAATCTACAGTTTGAGGAATAAGGAGGTCACTGGGGCCTTAAGGAGAGTCCTGGGAAAGTGGTTGCTGCCCACAGAGTCTACATTTTAGGGGCTTTTTATAGATGTCTTCTAGACTTAATTCTTTCTCAGCATCGGCAGATTTGTGCTATACATGAAATTTTCTCAGTGAAACCAATGCAATCAAGTGTTTCTTTTGCTAGAGAACTAGGGAATGTAAATGTCTCCGATGAATGTTCTTTGAGTCTTCATGTGACCTTTTGCAAGAAGCACCTCACACTGTTTAAAATTATGCTTAGTCTCCATTTTCCAGTGCAGCTGCTGATGAGTGTGTAAAGGACATTACTCAGACAAGACCACTCAGGTCCTATTTCCATACCAAACCTACAAAACAGAGGAGGTAATCTGAAATGGGCTCCCAGAGATCAGTGAATATTTTGAGGTTTGCACAAATTTTTAATCTACTAGTCTTTGTAAGGTATCAATCAACACCAATAGTTCTGTCCAATGTCCACTTGACAGAGGTCAGGATCATGTTTACTTTTCTTCTCCCATGAAGCAGCAGCTTTTACAGATGACTTGAAAGATGATTTTGTTTagattctctccctctgtctgtctctgtctaacTGTAGAATAATATACCCTGTCCATTTCTCattcccccctctttttctcattctcctcttccttcctcttctcttttctctcattttccttctccatttgatccttccttcccatcttgctctgttcttcttctccttctccttctcctccttctcctcctcctcctccttctcctcctccttctcctcctcctcctcctccccctcctcctctttcttcttctttgttttttctagacaagctttccctgtagtttctagagcctgtcttggagctagctcttgtagaccaggctggcctcgaactcagagatcctcctgcctctgcatcttgagtgctgggattaggattaaaggcatgtgccaccaccaccctgcctttgtttttcttcttcttgaagttGTTGGAACAGAAATCGTCAATTTTACTTCTAACTTGTGAATAATGTATTAAAACAAGTAGAATAAAATAGTGGTTTATATTTTCCctaatcatgtttttaaatatcttagCAATTTTTAAAGGTCCATATGCTTGGTATGTTTACATTAAATAACACATAATCTGAATAATTGTCAAAATAGACAATAGCACACAAAGTATATGCTTAGATTTTAATGGATTTTTAATCATTATTcagaattattattaaaaatggtgAATGGAAGCAGATTTTGGCATGGATGTGGGTAAGTTTACATGCACACTGTCAGCAGGAGTGTGAACTAGTGACTTACCTTTGGAAATCCATCTAGAGGTTTCTCAAAGGGCTAAACTACAACTACCAAATGACCCAGCTATACCTCTCCTGggaataaactaaaaataaacactggTTGTTCAGGTGCACACAAGAAGGATTTgctaaaggaggcagaggcattgaGGATCacgaatttgagaccagcctagaaaaaaagagagaaaaagaaagaaagaaaaaagaacctgtATCATGCTATAGCGACAATTGCTTGTTCATgtttatttctgttctgtttagAATAGCTAGGAACAGAAtcacaataaaactttattcaaccaaaaagaaaaatgacgtTATAAAATTGGCAGGTAAATTGATGCAACTTGTAAAATAATATTGACTGAGGTAACTCATACATGGAAAGACAAGTGCCCCAAGTCCTCTTTCACATGTAGATCCTCACTTTGATACTTAGTTTTGTATGTTTAACCTGATGTATCAGTAGAAGCAAGGGAAGTTTATGGGGAGATTATAGTAGGGGAGCTTGAAAGAAAGATGGTAGCAGAACATAGGGTATATAAAGTAGAGATGCATGCTACGATTGGTGGTGGAATAGTTTAAAAACAGGGATAGAAAGTCAGAAGACAGGGATTGGGGAAGGCTGATAAAAATAAAGGCTGTATGGAAAAGCTAATTAGGAAACCTACTATCTTGtaactcaaaataaatttaaattttatttgacatgaaataaattgaaaattgtAAAAGGATGAGAAAGGGACAATGTGACTGTTTTCTGACTGTTTCACATGCATTATACTATAATGGGATATTACTGGTTTGGGAAATTTTTTATTGACCTGTAtatctccactcccctccctttgtATCCCCTTCcattctaccctttcccatggtccctatgctcccagtttaatcaggagatcttgtctttttctacttggtttggaaaaatttttaatccttagtttttgtttgttcatttgttttcagtcTAGAGTAAATAGTGTTAGAACTTCtgcatttataaaagaaaatgatgtgtcTTCATTCTTTACACTGATGCCATAGTTGAAAGTAGAACTGTATAACCAAAGAGTACCATGTCTGCAGCAGTGGGAACTCATCACCTAGTTACAATTCGCAGCCATGGGCTGCAACAATATTATGTTGTATTACATGCCTGGTGGCCTTCCTGACCAATAACAGCAAACCAGGATGTAACTCATATTTCAAActtgatttctctctttctttctctctctctctctctctctctctctctctctctctctctctctctctctctctctctttctctctctctctctttctctctctctctctctgtctctctctctcacttattcattctttgtggatttcagaTCATGCACTCTGATCCCAATTATCTCCCCATCTCATCACATCTGCCCTGTGCCCtcacaacaaaatcaaaacccaatttataaaaaaatcaaacaaaataaacaaagaaaaacaaaaactggaataAAAGCCATCTTGACATGAAAGCTGTAGTGTGGTCCACTGAGaaacacagtttaccctttagtctattcatctttacttgcaagtgttcactgccTCAAGTCATTGAGTcatttggtctggcttgaggcctctggtttctgctatttCATCAATAATGTACTCtaactggggctcctcttggatatattgttgttgtcctgtgtcctcTAGTTCCTGCTGTTTTGAATCTTTAGGCTCATCCCCTTCACATGCTTCAGCAGTTCATAGATTGAGTGGATGCTAGCTAGGGTAGGCCAGCTCATAACCTTTATTCTGGGCCTGAGTGTTAGCTGAGCTAGTCATTTTGCTAGCTGACCCTCATTATCACTAacgtgagctctccagcattgcatTGAATAGCCCACCCAGTGTAGCCTGCAGCAGGGAgtagggccagttctcctgctcttggGTCCTTAGATCAGAGTCCCCATCACTCATATCACTAGGGCCAGCTCTATTATTTTGCCCAGGGAAGGTACAGGGTCCTCTCTCCTGATTGCTGTAGGGAGAATATGAGGGGTGGGGGCATgatcagctctcctgctctcaagcCCTCTGGACTAGCTCACATGCACCTCACCAATAGGGTCAGCTGTAGTGTGTACTCCACTAGATCTCTGGGGTGCAGGGCCTACTCTTCCGTGCTGCAACTGGTATAGGACAGGGCTAATTTTCTCAGTCTTGTAACCCTGGGGCCATCTCTTTCACCTGCCACAGGTGGTAATGGGTGGCATCTTTCACTCAACCATCTCACCATATGGCAAATGAATGGGTGGCAGCACCAGCTCTCGTGAtttcatgccctcagggtcaTCTCAGCTTTGTCCCTGACCACACGGTCTGCCCTAGCATATTTCCCAGGTGAGGAGCACATCTATGGTGATGGGTGGGGCCATCTTTCAGGCATGTAAGAGTGAGCTCTCCCCCTGATGTGTAGAACCAGATCGCCTGCTGCAGTATGAAATGATGGACAGCCTCTGCCATCCTGGGGCCAGTGAAAAGCAGGGTCAGTAACAGCTCAGCCGGGATATCGCCATAACCCAGTGGTAGCAAAGTCCACTAAGATATACAGAGCCCTATGGCAGCATGTCAcctggacaccaacatggtcccATGTGACTATCTAGACCCTAGGCATCCACAGAGCTCCTGGGAGCCTCTGGAGCCATGGACTCCACACCAGATCCCTGCTTTTGCAgggccacagacacagacagggcCCTGGAGACAGGGTACCTGGAGACAGGGTACCTGGAGGTCTCTGTGGCTCTAGGTGGTAGAACATaggttttcatttaataacttaTGTCTTCTGTCATCAGCAATGTTCATCCATGTGGAGTACCTCCATTCAAACtcctttttaaagatatgttttaaTTAGCTCAGAAACTAGTTGGTAGAAGGTTATAAAAACTTCTTTCACAACCCTAGTTTTTTCAGTTAATAAACTAgaacctttatttattattaacaatGTGAGACCATAACTGACTGTTCATATTGCTGCTTCTTGGTTTttctaaattgattttattacactgtacatttttctctgctgccctcccttcctctccccctctgcccttctaccctctcccatgacccccaactcccaatttactcagaagatcttgtcttttttctcccttctatttagatccatgtatatctcttttagggtcctttttgttgtcttggttcctctttgttgtctaatgttctctggggttgtggattgtaggcaagtttttctttgttttatgtctaaaagtcacttataagtgagtatatattatatttttctttccaggtctgggttacctcactcaatatgtattattctagatccatcaatttgcctgcaaatttcaagatgtcatttattttaccactgctacattgtgtaaatgtttcacattttctgatgtggggtaaagggaacataaTCCTAGTTTTTAACTAAATATCTCCTATCTTTCATGCCCATCCCTGCCCATATAACTTCTTAAAACTTTGGCTCCCAGTGATTCCCTTCCACAGAGTGTTCTTTCACATTACTGTGTTATAATATCcactcttattttcttatttgagttATATTATAGGTCCCACTGTACCTTCTTCCTACACACTTTACTTCATATATCCTTTATGCAATTGCCCCATCCTCCTCATTCTATTACATGCTTGAATCTCCTATTCCAGCTTTCTACTTTGATTTTACCTATATTCTACTACTccctcctgatggaggagagttatctgtctatgttactttcattggttaattaataaagaaaactgccttggccctttaagagacagaaaattaggtaggtggagtagacagaacagaattgtgggaaaaggggtaacAGGCAGTGAGGAGATGCtccaggcagttgccatagtgagtctccatgcttctcctctccaagatggacgcaggttaagatctctcctggtaagccacacctcgtggtgctacacagattactaaatatgggttaaaggaagatgtgagaattaacaaataagaggctgaaactctgggccaggcagtgttttaaaagaatacagtttccatgtaattatttcgggtgtaaagctagccagcggccgggtggcgggacaaaGCCCCGCCGCTCCGTTCCTTCTACACCCTCCCACAATGCATGCACATTCAGTGCCATTTGACtgcctttctctggctcttacattattTATGCTTTCCTGCCTGCTATATTCTCTCAGTCTTGATGGTATTAGGAATGGGCTTGGTAAATGTGTTCCATATAAGGCTAAACACTAACAGTGCCTTATATTCTGTACTATGGCCACTTATGAATCAATGCATTAATTTTCCCctactagaaaaaaatcttaagaaacttGTATTTCTAGAAAGACGTTGATAATGAAATGGTAAGATagtggagaaaagggagaggtaaACAGGTGTCCCTGTGTGTCTGGGAGTTCAAAGAAGAAAAGCTTTCAAGGGAAAGGTCAACTGTGCCTGAAAATTtggaggaggaagacagggagcACATAGTGCTCTTCTATGGAGCACATAGTGATAATTTGGCAATAAGGCAATAACAGACACACTGAATGAGAAAATAACTTGATTGGGACTGAATTGTTACAAATAGATGACcatcagaagagaaaatggatatgaaaaaaaatccttttctgttttttttctttatgtagtgAAGTTGAAAAATTGGGCAATAATTGAAAGAGATTGTAGTTCTGTGGGACAGTGTATAAGATGGGAAAATCAgaaatcattttagtttttggttGCTTATCAGTACTGTGGAGGAGAAAAGCTTAAAAAGATactgttaaggaaaaaaatttcaggaTTGAATTTAGACAAGTTTAGCAGTTCATAGGGAATTATTTTGAGCAAAATCAGTAAAATCTGTTTAAGTGCAAATGCGGCTGGGTGGGATatttgaagaggaaaagagaagggaaactggCTGAGTGCTCTGTTCTAAATGAAGTATGAGTGTCAAGCATCCATAAGAAGGAAACAAGAGTGAATTTAGTAAACTTGACAATATACTTTGACTACAGACTGAGCATGACAAAAATGCCAAAATTACAAATTAACTTGTGACTTGAATATATGCATGATCATATTTACATTTGGGTTTTATGATCTGGAAAATAAGATTATTAActtcaaaaagaataaagatgatAGAGATGCCAGAACTGAGAATGTGGTCATATTGAAATTATCTGTTACAGTTGTAACTGTATTTCAATAGGTAAAAGAAATTCTTCATAACACATAGTCAAGATGCTAAAtacacataacaacaacaacaaaatgatcgTAAGACTGAAAGGGAAAAGAACATGTTACACACTAAGGCAGGCCCATTGAAATAAGACCTGACTTTTCAACTGAGACTCTGAAAACCAAAACGGCCTAGTATGATGTACTGAAAGCTCTGAAAGGCCACATAGAGTAGTCTAATCAGTATATACAGAAAACTATCAATtacagtagaaagaaaaataaaaccatttgtaGGAGGAGAGGATTTGTTAGAAAAGtcttgcttgttggttcccagctgctctgcTAGCTTAggttcaaaataatcacacagaaactgtattcattaaatcactgcttggcacattagctctagcttcttattgtctaactcttacatgttaatttaacccatttctattaatctgtgtagcaccaaagGCTgttgcttaccaggtaaaattgcCATTGTTTGTCTCCAGCGGccccatggcttcttcctgactctgcccatCTTGTCCCATGctgtaggccaagccagttttctttattcattaaccaacaaaatcaacacatagacagaaggacttcccataccatttccccttttctgtttaaacaaaaaggaaggctttaactttaacatagtaaaattgtatataacaaaacaggtattaagcaagaattacagttaaaatatttatactggGGCCTTAAGGAGAGTCCTGGGAAAGTGGTTGCTGCCCACAGAGTCTACATTTTAGGGGCTTTTTATAGATGTCTTCTAGACTTAATTCTTTCTCAGCATCGGCAGATTTGTGCTATACATGAAATTTTCTCAGTGAAACCAATGCAATCAAGTGTTTCTTTTGCTAGAGAACTAGGGAATGTAAATGTCTCCGATGAATGTTCTTTGAGTCTTCATGTGACCTTTTGCAAGAAGCACCTCACACTGTTTAAAATTATGCTTAGTCTCCATTTTCCAGTGCAGCTGCTGATGAGTGTGTAAAGGACATTACTCAGACAAGACCACTCAGGTCCTATTTCCATACCAAACCTACAAAACAGAGGAGGTAATCTGAAATGGGCTCCCAGAGATCAGTGAATATTTTGAGGTTTGCACAAATTTTTAATCTACTAGTCTTTGTAAGGTATCAATCAACACCAATAGTTCTGTCCAATGTCCACTTGACAGAGGTCAGGATCATGTTTACTTTTCTTCTCCCATGAAGCAGCAGCTTTTACAGATGACTTGAAAGATGATTTTGTTTagattctctccctctgtctgtctctgtctaacTGTAGAATAATATACCCTGTCCATTTCTCattcccccctctttttctcattctcctcttccttcctcttctcttttctctcattttccttctccatttgatccttccttcccatcttgctctgttcttcttctccttctccttctcctccttctcctcctcctcctccttctcctcctcctcctcctcctcctcctcctccccctcctcctctttcttcttctttgttttttctagacaagctttccctgtagtttctagagcctgtcttggagctagctcttgtagaccaggctggcctcgaactcagagatcctcctgcctctgcatcttgagtgctgggattaggattaaaggcatgtgccaccaccaccctgcctttgtttttcttcttcttgaagttGTTGGAACAGAAATCGTCAATTTTACTTCTAACTTGTGAATAATGTATTAAAACAAGTAGAATAAAATAGTGGTTTATATTTTCCctaatcatgtttttaaatatcttagCAATTTTTAAAGGTCCATATGCTTGGTATGTTTACATTAAATAACACATAATCTGAATAATTGTCAAAATAGACAATAGCACACAAAGTATATGCTTAGATTTTAATGGATTTTTAATCATTATTcagaattattattaaaaatggtgAATGGAAGCAGATTTTGGCATGGATGTGGGTAAGTTTACATGCACACTGTCAGCAGGAGTGTGAACTAGTGACTTACCTTTGGAAATCCATCTAGAGGTTTCTCAAAGGGCTAAACTACAACTACCAAATGACCCAGCTATACCTCTCCTGggaataaactaaaaataaacactggTTGTTCAGGTGCACACAAGAAGGATTTgctaaaggaggcagaggcattgaGGATCacgaatttgagaccagcctagaaaaaaagagagaaaaagaaagaaagaaaaaagaacctgtATCATGCTATAGCGACAATTGC
It contains:
- the LOC119821742 gene encoding olfactory receptor 2AG1-like, yielding MEPWNSTLGGAFILVGILDDSGSPELLCAIITVMYTLALTSNGLLILVITVDGQLHVPMYLLLGQLSLIDFFLTSIVIPKAVMDFLLKDNTISFGGCALQMFLALTLGGAEDLLLAFMAYDRYVAICHPLNYMIYMRPSICWLGVATSWILGFLSALGYTIHTMQYPFCKSRKIRDLFCEIPPLLKLACEDTSTYELMVYVMGVAFLIPPLATILASYALILFTVLNKPSNEGRKKALVTCSSHLMVVGLYYGALTVMFVLPSSYLTPKQENILSVFYTVVTPALNPLIYSLRNKEVTGALRRVLGKWLLPTESTF